In the Streptomyces sp. f51 genome, one interval contains:
- a CDS encoding FAD-dependent monooxygenase: protein MPEHGRNVDVDVLVVGAGPAGLALGVDLARRGVDALVVERGRSLAPGSRGKGIQPRTMEVLDDLGVLDAIRAAGGDYPVGLIWRDGKRAGEQSMFDPAEDGEEGSAFAEPWMVPQWRTQEILFERLAALGGRVAFGREVTALDQDEDGVSVRFTSGEGTGTIRARYVVAADGGRSAVRRAVGIGMTGAGSDGSGVVDPDPILVGDALISGLDRDHWHLFPPRGDGEGFMAVCPLAGTEYFQVVAGFPAGTTLDSSADGVRGTVAARSHLAADAVTEVRWVSDFRPRAALADRFRVGRVFLTGDAAHIHSPAGGQGLNTSVQDAYNLGWKLGAVLGGGAPASLLDTYEEERRPVAAGMLGLSTRIHRGEARRGRETRQLGLGYRGSSLAVETRQDLGDEAVRAGDRAPDAAVDGGRLFDVLRGAHWTLITAGAVPQPPALPGVRGARIGSCERYGSGVFLVRPDGYVGWAGAGAQGLREYAALVGLDAG, encoded by the coding sequence ATGCCGGAGCACGGGAGGAACGTGGACGTGGACGTACTCGTCGTCGGCGCGGGCCCGGCCGGCCTCGCCCTCGGAGTCGATCTGGCACGGCGGGGCGTGGACGCGCTCGTCGTGGAGCGGGGCCGGTCACTGGCCCCTGGATCGCGCGGCAAGGGGATCCAGCCGCGCACGATGGAGGTCCTCGACGACCTCGGCGTCCTGGACGCGATCCGCGCCGCGGGCGGCGACTATCCGGTCGGGCTGATCTGGCGGGACGGGAAGCGGGCGGGCGAGCAGTCGATGTTCGACCCGGCCGAGGACGGCGAGGAGGGCTCCGCGTTCGCCGAGCCGTGGATGGTGCCCCAGTGGCGCACCCAGGAGATCCTGTTCGAGCGGCTGGCCGCGCTCGGCGGCCGGGTCGCCTTCGGCCGCGAGGTGACCGCGCTCGACCAGGACGAGGACGGTGTGAGCGTGCGCTTCACCTCGGGCGAGGGCACGGGGACGATCCGCGCGCGGTACGTGGTCGCCGCCGACGGTGGCCGCTCGGCCGTGCGCCGGGCCGTGGGCATCGGCATGACCGGTGCCGGGTCCGACGGATCGGGCGTCGTGGACCCGGACCCGATCCTGGTCGGGGACGCCCTGATCAGCGGCCTGGACCGCGACCACTGGCATCTCTTCCCGCCGCGCGGGGACGGCGAGGGCTTCATGGCCGTCTGCCCGCTCGCGGGCACGGAGTACTTCCAGGTCGTCGCCGGGTTCCCGGCCGGAACCACCCTCGACAGCTCCGCCGACGGCGTGCGCGGGACCGTCGCCGCCCGCTCGCACCTGGCGGCCGACGCGGTCACCGAGGTGCGCTGGGTCTCGGACTTCCGGCCGCGCGCGGCGCTGGCGGACCGCTTCCGCGTCGGGCGCGTGTTCCTCACGGGGGACGCGGCACACATCCACTCCCCGGCCGGCGGCCAGGGGCTCAACACCAGCGTCCAGGACGCCTACAACCTGGGCTGGAAGCTCGGCGCGGTCCTGGGCGGCGGGGCTCCGGCGTCCCTGCTCGACACCTACGAGGAGGAGCGGCGGCCCGTCGCCGCCGGGATGCTGGGCCTGTCCACCCGGATCCACCGCGGCGAGGCCCGCCGCGGCAGGGAGACCCGTCAGCTCGGCCTCGGCTACCGCGGTTCCTCCCTGGCCGTGGAGACCCGTCAGGACCTGGGGGACGAGGCGGTGCGCGCGGGCGACCGCGCCCCCGACGCGGCCGTGGACGGCGGACGCCTCTTCGACGTGCTCCGGGGAGCGCACTGGACGCTGATCACCGCCGGCGCGGTCCCGCAGCCGCCGGCGCTCCCCGGCGTCCGCGGCGCGCGGATCGGATCGTGCGAGCGGTACGGGAGCGGGGTCTTCCTGGTCCGCCCCGACGGGTACGTGGGCTGGGCGGGCGCCGGCGCACAGGGCCTGCGGGAGTACGCGGCCCTGGTGGGCCTCGACGCCGGCTGA
- a CDS encoding TetR/AcrR family transcriptional regulator C-terminal domain-containing protein has product MATQRTQRSPGLDKKQVVATALRLLNETGLDGLTLRAIAKELNVQAPALYWHFKNKQELLDEMATEMYRRMADTPVAAEGDGWRERLLAANRGLRAALLSYRDGAKVFSGSRFTGTLHAVEMERTLTVFTRAGFTLAQAVRATSTAYFYTLGFVTEEQGVQPLPGERREGYDVDERARRMADFPLTAAAGAEIFDDYERHFEEGLALIVAGVEARHGVG; this is encoded by the coding sequence GTGGCTACCCAGAGAACTCAGCGGTCCCCCGGGCTGGACAAGAAGCAGGTCGTCGCGACCGCGCTGCGGCTCCTCAACGAGACGGGCCTCGACGGCCTCACCCTGCGCGCCATCGCCAAGGAGCTGAACGTCCAGGCGCCGGCGCTCTACTGGCACTTCAAGAACAAGCAGGAACTGCTCGACGAGATGGCCACGGAGATGTACCGGCGCATGGCCGACACCCCCGTGGCCGCTGAGGGCGACGGCTGGCGCGAGCGGCTGCTCGCCGCCAACCGCGGACTGCGCGCCGCCCTGCTGAGCTACCGCGACGGCGCCAAGGTCTTCAGCGGTTCACGCTTCACCGGCACCCTGCACGCCGTCGAGATGGAGCGGACGCTGACGGTCTTCACCCGGGCGGGGTTCACGCTGGCCCAGGCGGTCCGCGCGACCTCGACGGCGTACTTCTACACGCTCGGCTTCGTCACCGAGGAGCAGGGCGTCCAGCCGCTGCCGGGCGAGCGCCGCGAGGGGTACGACGTGGACGAACGCGCCCGCCGCATGGCCGACTTCCCGCTGACGGCCGCGGCGGGCGCGGAGATCTTCGACGACTACGAGCGGCACTTCGAGGAGGGGCTCGCCCTGATCGTCGCCGGCGTCGAGGCGCGCCACGGCGTCGGCTGA
- a CDS encoding acyltransferase: MPPAETSAAPKPVVRRENRLRALDGLRLVAALMVAGYHYGGRDGEVVQAWGSSPRHQFPTLHHLFAYGCLGVQIFFVISGFVISMSGWGRPLRSFFASRASRLLPAYWAAIVIVTAVFALPVVAYKAVSPSDALVNLTMLQQPLGVDRVLGVCWTLWAEIRFYALFALCIVLPGANRQRVILFCAGWTLAAAVAQGVHEPLLTLVLMPEYAPFFIGGVGLYLVHRDRRDAYAWGIVGVSWLIGQHYAVQRLWHAPNPEFFSNRSATAIILVVTFGYVAVAAIALGWLRWANWRWLTVAGALTYPFYLVHEHLGWVVIKAYHRTLHIPSYGTFPATVATMLLLAWLLNRLVENRLTPKLRTALSKPRR, encoded by the coding sequence CTGCCACCCGCCGAGACGTCCGCCGCCCCCAAGCCCGTGGTGCGCCGGGAGAACCGGCTGCGCGCCCTCGACGGACTGCGGCTCGTCGCGGCCCTGATGGTGGCCGGATACCACTACGGCGGCCGGGACGGCGAGGTCGTCCAGGCCTGGGGCAGCTCCCCGAGACATCAGTTCCCCACCCTGCACCACCTGTTCGCCTACGGCTGCCTGGGCGTGCAGATCTTCTTCGTGATCAGCGGCTTCGTCATCAGCATGAGCGGCTGGGGCCGGCCGCTGCGCTCCTTCTTCGCCTCCCGCGCCTCACGGCTGCTGCCCGCGTACTGGGCCGCCATCGTCATCGTGACCGCCGTGTTCGCCCTGCCCGTCGTCGCGTACAAGGCGGTCTCGCCGAGCGACGCCCTGGTCAACCTCACGATGCTCCAGCAGCCGCTGGGCGTCGACCGGGTACTGGGCGTGTGCTGGACCCTGTGGGCCGAGATCCGCTTCTACGCCCTGTTCGCGCTGTGCATCGTGCTGCCGGGGGCGAACCGGCAGCGCGTGATCCTGTTCTGCGCCGGCTGGACGCTGGCCGCGGCCGTCGCGCAGGGCGTCCACGAGCCCCTGCTCACCCTGGTCCTGATGCCCGAGTACGCGCCGTTCTTCATCGGCGGCGTCGGTCTCTACCTCGTCCACCGCGACCGCCGTGACGCGTACGCCTGGGGCATCGTCGGCGTGAGCTGGCTGATCGGCCAGCACTACGCCGTCCAGCGCCTGTGGCACGCCCCGAACCCGGAGTTCTTCTCCAACCGTTCGGCCACCGCCATCATCCTCGTCGTCACCTTCGGCTACGTGGCCGTCGCCGCGATCGCGCTCGGCTGGCTGCGCTGGGCGAACTGGCGCTGGCTGACGGTCGCGGGCGCGCTGACGTACCCGTTCTACCTGGTCCACGAACACCTGGGCTGGGTCGTCATCAAGGCCTACCACCGGACCCTGCACATCCCGTCCTACGGCACCTTCCCGGCCACCGTCGCCACGATGCTGCTGCTCGCCTGGCTGCTCAACCGCCTCGTCGAGAACCGGCTCACCCCGAAGCTGCGTACAGCGCTGTCGAAGCCGCGCCGGTAG